The DNA window GCTGATGATACATCCCCAAACATTTCGGCTTATGCAGAGGAATCAAAGTCCTGACAAGAAACAGTTTATGTTCCTCTTTGAGCGGCAGAGCAAACCCGTTGATTATGCTGCCAAGGACTTCAAGAAACTCAGCAATACCATTGTGTTTCTCTGTCTCAAAAACAAAATGGTAGAATATGTTATTGATCGATTTCCTAATGAAGGGCCGGTGCACCATGAACTTCCCATAGATGCGGTGCAGTATGGTTTTCAAATACTCCCTCTCCCTAGGATCTTCAGAGTCGAAGAGGCCGAGCAGTTTCAGCACAAAGGAATGATCCACATATCTTTTGGCAATTTTTGGATCTGTCTCTGGCGAAGCAACAAACCTCAGCAAGAATTCATACACAACTTGCAAATGAGACCACGCGGGATCCATTGCAggctcttcctcttccaaatcaACGCCATCAACGAGCTTGTTCTCCCTAGGCTGAGGCGTGAACTCCCTAAAGATGTTGGCCGACACCATCTTAACAGCCTCCTGCATCACATTTTCACTAAACTTCCCACTTGCAGAAGTCAAGTACTCGACTAACTCTAACAAAGTCTGCCGcttgatttctttctctttGAGATTCTTCGTGGGGTCAGTGAAGTCAAATTCGACACAACACATCTTCACCTTCCTGATGAACAAGAGCTGCTTCTCAGAGCTCGGGACATCCCTAAAGCTTGACAACGCTTCATACGAAGCAGAAGCTATGTTTACATCCCCTCTCAAGTTCCTATCTCGAAGAAACCTATCATCTACGTTGTTGCGAACGCTTAAAACTGAGAACGGGGCAGTGATAGCATTAGCATCATCCACTGCACTGCTCAATCTCTTGTTCCCCCCTTCATTTCTCTTCGAAGCAGTCGAAGAACTTGAGGAGGGGCTAGGCTCTCCTCCAGATTTTGAGCTCTTCCTTGGAATCTTACTAAATATCTTGTTAATCATGTTAAGAGTAACTAACTAAAACCAATACCAACCCCAAAAAAACTCACAATCAAAACAAACTGAATCAACACACAAAACTCTCTctcctttctttctttctccacAAACCCTCAAACACAGATGCAAAAGTCAAGAAACAGTATTAACATTAAAGAATTCATGAGCTCGAGGCTTGACTCACCAAAATTGCTGAATACGCGTCAACCCTTGTGCACTTTTTCTCAATCTCCTTGATTTAACTAATCAAAGGGGGCAAAGACCACTTTTTTAAATGCAGAAACCCCCTCTCAACCAAAGATCAAGAAACCCCACTAGTGTCGCAGTCAATACATACGACCCCATGCCTCCTTCATGCCTTAATCAAAATTTCCCACTTTTCActcaaaaatccaatctttgCATTAAATTTGCAATATTTTGACTTAAACTCCGAGACCCAGAAATCAACTTCACAAACCCACAGAAGCAAACGATCAGAAAACTCAATAATCCCACAGAAAACTGCAGCAAATGCTAAAATTAAAGCTTAACCAAATCAAGAACTTCAAAATTCGAACAAATGGAATAAGCAAAAAGATAGATTTTTGTTGAAGAAATGGAGGAATTCAAAATCTGCACAATACACGAGGCAGTGTTAGAACGACGGGGCAAGGTTAAATGAGATGGAAAGGGAACAAACTTCACTATTCTGCTTTCTGCTTGAAATTCCTTTTACTTTCTCTCTCCCCTTATCtgtaattttctttatttaatttatttgtaatttgttgaCTCGCAATACTTGTGTTTGATTAATTAGGAGTAGCCGAGTAGGACAGTTTCAATTTAATCACAGATAATTATCCACATTCATCTCAGGTCAAAGTCAAAAGAAGCGCTTCATTCCTCTTAATTTGTGTTCTAAGAAGTTTGTTTATCATCAATTGATTCAATTTACTATTTAATAATTCGATAAATAAGTTTGGTGGCAACAACCAAATACTGATTAATACTGACTTTTAAAAGATCAGTTGActgcaaaattttttaaaaatgtatagAAAGCAGTTAATAGAacataatttcaattttattactatatattggatgaattttataatgaaatataaatGTGATGATTTTAGAGATGTTAATTGAATTAATTCGTTCAAATTCGAATAAGTTCTATTCGAATTGTGGTTCAATCATACCATAATTTTATTCGTTTATAAATTTCAGGCCGTACTTTAAAGTCTACATACATGGGCatagataaaatattttatactcctactaGTACTAATACTCATTCTATCGAAACCTTTTTATCATTCTCAAAGTTATATATCTATTgatttcataataaaataactTATGAAATATGCAATATGTCTTACTAATATACTCTTACTATCGAATACTAGTACCTTTTTCCTATTCtcaaagttaaaaaaaaattattaatttgatgtATATAAAGCCATGGACTAGAAGTAAAATTTGTAGAGTCAAATTTACCAGTCCCTTTACTAAATGATATTTAACCGTGGTTGAGTTGATTTAAAAATAAGTTGgcatgaaaaaaaaagtaggtGAAAATAGATTTAATTTCCCAAAAGTAAGCGAtattaaatcacaaaaaaatGTAATTATAAGATTTCAATCTGAtcagaatgaattaaatatcgAATGACAAATTTGTAATCTTAGTAGAAATTTGCATTATTTAAATTCGAACCTTGACCCCCTAAAACGACTTTTCAAAACAAATTAAGGATCTTTTGAATGatcttttgttttattctattttgTCTATTTGTTTACGATTCAAAAATGGATTTCTTGACTTACAATTAGAAGAGTAAAAAACATTTACAACGTGCTCATTTTACTTTGTTTAGGGTagggaaacaaaaaaaatactccatcgtATACACATACCCAATATTCGTCGGGTACATGCAACCCAATACTACTACCCGATAGACTATGTGGACTACGTCATTTTActttatagtagtatttatgGTATCGAAAGCGAGTAAAATTTAGAATATTTTAGGTATCGTGTATTTTCTGAATACTCGATAGACTAAGTGATTTTTTAATAATCACTTTATTAATTAGCAAGGGTCTTTTTCAAAGATGATTTAAATGTGATTTTTTAACCAAGTACAAACTACACGCACAACAATGATGATATAACACCTTAAAACTTTTAATTCAACCATTTATTTCTATCAATTCTATAATTCCTTATAAACTAAGTAGTagtatgttatttttattactcataAGGAGCTCTAGTATTTCATTAATCTTTGGCTATTTTTACCATAAAACTCTCGCTCTGCTATTTATAGTTAATGTGCTTAGCGGCCATGTTTACATCACAcaaaaatacaattaaacatAGTTCAGTTTGacattttacttaaaaaatatacaacaaaaaaataatagtattttttttattattaaagctAAACTACTTTTCATTTTGTAGAGT is part of the Salvia splendens isolate huo1 chromosome 6, SspV2, whole genome shotgun sequence genome and encodes:
- the LOC121809384 gene encoding serine/threonine protein phosphatase 2A 57 kDa regulatory subunit B' theta isoform-like; this encodes MINKIFSKIPRKSSKSGGEPSPSSSSSTASKRNEGGNKRLSSAVDDANAITAPFSVLSVRNNVDDRFLRDRNLRGDVNIASASYEALSSFRDVPSSEKQLLFIRKVKMCCVEFDFTDPTKNLKEKEIKRQTLLELVEYLTSASGKFSENVMQEAVKMVSANIFREFTPQPRENKLVDGVDLEEEEPAMDPAWSHLQVVYEFLLRFVASPETDPKIAKRYVDHSFVLKLLGLFDSEDPREREYLKTILHRIYGKFMVHRPFIRKSINNIFYHFVFETEKHNGIAEFLEVLGSIINGFALPLKEEHKLFLVRTLIPLHKPKCLGMYHQQLSYCITQFVEKDCKLADIIIRGLIKYWPVTNSSKEVLFLNELEEVLEATQAPEFQRCMVPLFHQISRSLNSLHFQVAERALFLWNNDHIENLVKQNRKVILPIIFPVLEKNARHHWNQAVHSLTLNVRKFFYDLDPDLFKACQIKFQDDEAKENDIRERRESTWNRLEQVAAAKKAANNGAVAGP